The sequence TACCGATTTCATTTGCTCTTTGTCTGTAGAAATTATTACGTGATCTGCACCCAACTGTTTTGCATCCTCAGATTTTCCTGGAGTCCTTGAGAATAAAGTCACTTCAGCGCCCAAGCCTTTTGCAAGCTTAATTGCCATGTGCCCTAAACCTCCTAAACCTACAACCGCAACTTTAGAATTCGGACCAACATTCCAGTGTCTTAATGGTGACCATGTTGTGATTCCTGCACAAAGAAGTGGCGCAACGGCTGCTAAATCTAAGTTTTCAGGAATTCTTAAAACGTGATCAGCATCTACCACTACTTTCTGAGAATACCCACCGAAAGTATGACCTCCCAAATGCTCATCTTTACCGTTATAAGTTCCTACAAAGCCGGTTTGGCAGTATTGTTCAAGATCTTGTTTGCAGCTTTCACATGTTCCGCAAGAATCTACGATACAACCAACTCCTGCTAAATCTCCAACTTTGAATTTAGAAACTTCACTTCCTACTTTTGTAATTCTCCCAACAATCTCATGTCCGGGAACGGCAGGATATTTTGTTCCGCCCCAATCGTTTCTTGCCGTGTGAAGATCTGAGTGACAAACACCACAAAACAGAATTTCTATTTCTACATCTTTTGGTGTTGCTTCTCTTCTTTCGATATTCATTTCTTTTAAGTCGGCTTCCTTAGATTCCGTACCGTAAGCTTTTACTGAGTATGTGTTCATTTTTTAATTTTAAGTTATTCTTCTTTATGCAAAAATCGGGACTTTTTAAGAAATATCACTTATATAAATTACTGAATCAGATACCATTTTTACTGATGCTGATCTTTTTTATTTAAAGTAAATTTTACAATGATTCGTTGTTATAAAAACAAGGTTAAAATATCATTAAAAAAGTTGCTTTTTTAGTTAAACAATCATATTTTTAAATATAAATTCATTGTACAAATGAAATCTCAGCAGAATATTGAAACGCATACTTTTCATACACCATTTGGAAAAATTTTAGCCTTGAAACAGAACGGAATCATGAAAGCCAAAAACATCCGTTATGCTTATTCTGAAAGGTTTAAAAAACCAATTGCAACAGAGCCATCAGATTCTGAAATTCTTTTTCCTGAAAAAACTCCTGTTTGTCCGCAAAACATCAGTCCGCTTTTAGAGAAAATGATTGGCAAAACCAATTTGGATGATTTTGAAGTGGATGAGTCGCCACAATTTATCTCGGTTTTACGTCCTGAAAATTTTAATGAAAAATTACCAATTATCGTATGGATTCACGGTGGTTCTTACGAAATTGGCTGTGGAGATATCGCAACCGCAGATCCTACAGATTGGGTGAAAGAACAAAATTTAATTGTTGTCACCGTTTCATATCGCTTAGGAATCTTTGGATTTTTAGGTGGAACAAAAGAAAGACCAGCCAATTTAGGATTGTTTGACATCATTGAAGGTTTGAAATGGATAAAAACAAATATCTCAAGTTTTGGAGGTGATGCAGAAAATATTACTCTTTTCGGACAGTCGTCCGGAGGTGATGCGATTGCTCATCTGATGGCATCCGAAGGAATCGAAAATTTATTTAAAAGAGTCATTATTCACAGTGCGCCGTTAGGTTTAAGGCAAAACAGAAGTAAAATGTCTATGGAATTTTTAGGTAATACTAAAAGTTTCGATGAAAAATCTGATGCTGTAGAGATGATAGAAAACTACAAAAATAATCTCCCGTCTTTTATAAAATATGGTTTAAAAGCTGCAATGCCATTCGGAACTCAATATGGTTTTCCGCCATTGTGTAACGAAAGTGAAGTGGAAGAAAAATGGAAGCATAATGCTAAAAATATCGATGTTTTAATTGGTTTAAATGACGAAGAAACTTCATTTTATTTAAAAGCTTCAGACAATTTAAATAAATATTTGCCGAAAAGAATCATTAATAGAGCAATCCGGACGACTACTGAAATTATATACGGAAAACCTGCTAAAGATTTTGCTGAAAATTATGCTGAAGCAGGAGGAAATGTTTATTTATTCCGCATTCATCCGCGTCTGACTGAAAATTATTTTATGGGAGCACATGCCATTGATCTTCCTTTTATTTTTGGGAATGAATCTGCCTGGAAAAATGCAGGAATTTTAAAAAATATTCCCTGGAAATATATTAATGAAAACGGTAAAAAATTAAGAAAGCTTTGGGCAGAATTTGCCCAAAGCGGTAGTATATCTGATGATTCTGAAAGACCTGAGATTTTAGTTCTCCGAAAGATTTAGTTTTGATTTAAAACGCAAATGACACGAATGTTTTTCACAAATAGCACAAGTAAATTAGTGAAATTCGTGTAAAAAATCTATTTCGGGATCCAAACACTCACATTTCCAGCAGGAACAGGGAAATTCCCCCAACCGTTTTCATCAATAGTTACCTTATCTTCAAATCTTCCAAGAAAATCATAAAAAGTTTTACCGATATATTTTTCACCCATTTCCATTGGCTTTTCGTAAGCGTCTTTATTGCTCAACACAATAGCGCAACCTTGATGTTCATCATCGCCTTCACGAGTCCAGCCTAGACAATTGGCGTCTTCAAAATAGTCTCTCTGAATTCCGTAGGCATTTTCTTTTCTGGCTTTCAAAAGCTCTTCGATACCATCTACTTTATCTAAAAATATTTCCTGCTCGTTTCCTTCACGGTCATTATCTTTATAACTTGCGCCATACAAATCGGGATAAAAAATACACGGATAGCCATTTTCTCTAAGCAAAATCAATGCATACGCCAAGGGTTTAAACCAGGTTTCAACCGGAGCTTCCAAATCCTGTAAAGGTTGTGTGTCATGATTATCTACAATGCTTACAGAATGCAAAGGGTCTGATGCCGTTAGTGTCTCATCAAAAATTCTTCGCAAATCATAAGAACCGCCTTCGTTGGATGCGGTGTGAAAATTGTTATGAAGCGAACTGTCAAATAAGCTCATGCAACCTTCTGTGGCTTCAATATATTTTTGGAGTAAATTTAATTGTCCGGGAGCCCAATATTCGCCGACTGCAAAGATATTTTTACCGGAATTCGTACGCAACATCGTCAACCATTCTTTATAAAAATCATAAGAGATATGCTTTAAAGCATCTAGTCTTACGCCGTCAAAATCGGTTTGGTCAAAATACCATTTTGCCCAATTATTAAGCTCTTCTCGTACGTGAGGATTTCTGTGTTCAACATCGTTAAACATTAGATAATCGTAATTTCCTTTTTCATCATCGATCATTTCTTCCCAGTCATTTCCGTACTCAGACTGTATTTTGTAAATATGAGAATCTTTTCCTTCGGCATAATCAACACCGCTGAAACAGGTGAAATTCCATTCAAAGTCAGAATATTTTTTTCCTCTTCCGGGAAAGGTGAATTTTGTATACGACTGAATATCTGAAAACTCTGAAATGATTTTTTCGCGATTGTTTTCGTCTACTTTTGCTGCTTTAAAGGTTTCAAGCTCGTCACCGCCGGCTTTATGACCTAACACAATGTCAACGATAACCTGTATGTTCTCTTTTTTTAATGCCTTAATTGAGTTGATGTAATCCTGCTTGGTTCCGTATTTTGTAGGAATACTGTTTTTTTGGTCAAATTCCCCCAAATCATAGAGATCGTACGCATCATATCCTACAGAGTATCCTCCGTTTGTTCCTTTATAAGCGGGCGGAAACCAAACTGATGTGATTCCTAATTCTGATAAATGTTTTGCCTCTTTTTCGGCATGTTTCCATAGCACCCCGTCTCCGTCACTGTACCAATGGAAAAATTGAATCATTGTCTGGTTCATAGTTTATTGTATTTGGTAGTATAATTTAATGAAAATTATTGCTAATCTTCGAATTCCTCAAAACGAATTTTAAGCTGAACAGAAATCTGCTTTTTTTCTTCGGTATTGAGATGAGATAACGACAGACCCAATAATCGTACCGCTTTATCGTAAGGACGGAGCTCCCAAAGCTTTTTTGAAGTTTTAAAGTATTGCTCAGGAGAGCTGAAATATTCTTCTTTTGTGATGCTTCTTGTGAATAGTGAGAAATCTTTATATTTTATTTTTAAGGTCAAAGATCTTCCCATGATATTGTTTTTCGTCAATCTCTGATGAAGTTCTTCGCTTAAGCTCTCAAGTTTTTCGTCAATTTGCTGCTCATCAGAAAGATCTTCAAAAAAAGTTCTTTCTACTGCAACACTTTTTTGAATTCTATGAGGTTTCACTTCAGAATGATGGATACCACGTACGACATCATAATAATATTTTCCCGACTTACCGAAAAGTCTCGTTAAATCTTCCAGCGATCTTTTCTTTAAATCTTTTCCCTTATAAATTGCCAGACTAAACATTTTGTTGGCAGTAACTTTTCCCACACCGTGAAATTTTTCTACAGGAAGTTCTTCCAGAAATTTTTCAATTTTTTCGGGATGAATGGTTTTTTGTCCGTTGGGTTTATTGATGTCGGAGGCGACTTTAGCTAAAAATTTATTAACTGAAATTCCTGCAGAGGCTGTCAAACCAGTCTTTTCAAAGATTTTCTGGCGGATTTCTTTGGCAATCTGATTGGCAGAATCTATGTCTTTTTTATTTTCGGTAACATCAAGATAGGCTTCATCTAAAGAAAGCGGTTCTACCAAATCCGTATATTCATGAAAAATCTCACGAATCATTCTTGAAATCTCTTTATACCTCGGGAATCTTGGCGGAACAAAAATAAGATGCGGACATTTTTCTTTTGCCGTTTTACTAGGCATTGCAGAGCGCACACCATATTTTCTCGCTTCATAACTTGCCGCAGAAACTACACCTCGATGCCCACCGCCCACTGCAATGGCTTTTCCGCGAAGTGCAGGATTGTCATGCTGCTCCACAGAAGCATAGAATGCATCCATATCGACATGAATTATTTTGCGTTGGGGAAAAGCCATTGCTACAAAATTACTGACAATTATTTACAAGAAGGTAAAATATTTTAGCATCAATTTTAATGTTGAATAGAGTTGTTTAAAAAAGAAGACTTTATAGAAGCTTACAAACGAAGTTCTTAATCACACAAAAAAAATTCCGATTGATGCAACCGGAATTTTCGAGTTTTAAATAATATATTCAATCTGAATCTATTATTTTGAAATGCAAGAACAAGTGTCTGCATCGAAAACATCTACATCACCAATGTCACCTTTTTGAGCAAAATTGTAAATAGGCGGATTATAATCTACAAATAAATCTGATGAAGGAGCTGATGTTAAAGTATTTCCTGCATATTTGATACCTTGTAAACCGTAAACTCTTCCGGGACTGACGGATGCAGCTTCTAAATAATTTCCACTTGCCCAGATGAATTCTTCACATTTTACAGGCGTTTTATCATCGCCTACAAAAGCGAAATCTACACCTCCGGCGGCATTTTTTCCGGTGAAACCACCCACGAAATATTGAGTATTAGAATTCCAGCTACTTCCAATTTTATTATAACTGAAAGACATAGCATTGTGTGGGTCTCCTCTTTCCGCTAAAATCATCTTTTGAGTGTCGGCAGAAAATTCAATGTCTGTAATAGATTCTGCAACGCCAGGAAGATTAGGGATTTCTAATACCGGAGCGGAGGTAGGCATATTTCCACCGGAATTTAAAGTGATAGAATACAGATTTCTATTAGCAAGCGTGGTAACGGGTGTGGTAATTCTGGGAAAATAAACTTTTACTTTTCCGCTTTCATAATTTACCCCGATTCCCCATATTCTTTCATCCTGTACAGTAATGTCGGGAGTACCAGAATCTACAGAAAAAGGATCATAGGTTTGAAGTATGGTGCCGGTCATGGAGATTCTGTAAATTTTTCCATCATCAAGATTGGTGGCAAAAAGCTGATTGTTTATTTTATCATAAGCTACATTTCCTATCCCGTTTAAACTTCCTGCAGAGCTGGCGTACGACATTGGCAAATCTACAAATGATGATGTCGAATAGCTTCCCGCCGTAGCTTTGTAGATTCTACCCGGATTTGTATTTTGATAAGGGGTATTCAAAAAGTTTTGCCCGTAAACTCCTGATGCTGCAAGATAAATATTTGAATTTTTGTCCATCGCAATCCCAAAGATTCTTCCCAGCTTACCCAGAGTCCAATCTGCTGGTTTTGTAATTTTTCCTCCAGTGCCAAGAGCGGGTGCCCAATCTGTTCCTAATGGTGCTGAAGCGTTGTTTCTGGTGTCATAAATTGCACCCACAAAATCGGTGGGATTATCTGCATTATAAGTGACAACAGTAATTCCGGATTGCTCGGTATTGTTTCCTAATGGCTCACATTGGGTTACATATTCGCAAGTTTCTTTGTCGCAGCTGATGAGTAGTGAAACACTCATTGCGGCTATTATTTTTATATTGAATATTTTCATGGATTTAAATTTTTTGAGAAATGAAACACTCTATTCTTTTCAGGTTAATAATGAAATGTTTATAAGTGTCTCATTGATTAGATTAATAATTTTCTACACATAAGATTTTGAATTCTGTTCTGCGGTTGATTCTGTGTTCTTCTTCGGAACACGCAACATTGTCTGAACAGCGGTTGAGCAATTCTGTTTCGCCTGCGCCGCGGGAAACCAATCGGCTTCTTTCGATACCATGACTAACGATATAGCTGACACTAGAATCGGCTCTTCTCTGAGATAGTTTTTGGTTATAAGCATTGCTCGCTCTGGAGTCAGTATGCGAAGATAGTTCTACCTTGATTTTGGATTTTTCTTCATTAAATTCACAACATAATTTAGATCTGCCTCTGATGATTTTAAAATATCTGATTTATCTAAATTAAAATTGATGTTATTTAGTATGATTGCCTTGCCACAAGGATCTACACAAACTTCAAATTTTATAAATAATGATTTTGTTCTGTCGTAAGCTGCTGTATTTATTTCTACTTCATTTGAAAAATATCCGTCTTTGTTTCCTTTAATAGAATAAGCTGTATTTTTACTGATGTTGAAAATATATTCTCCTAAAGCAGAAGAGATTGTATTTTTCTTCGTGTTGGAAACCAGATGCGACAATTCTATATTTGCTCCTTCAATGGTTTTTGTGGTATTGCATTCGAAGACTTGGCCTTTCAGAACAAAATTATCGTCTGTATACAGGATTTCTTTCTGAATAACTCCACCATTTGCTTTACACTGATCAAATTCTGCCTGTGAAATTTTGCTTTCCTGCAAATTGACGCTGTAGAGTCTACCTTTTACAGAATAGTCTCCTGCCGATACATTATCAAAGACAACGACACCAAAGCTGTTAGTTTTACCAGATTCTACAATCGTTCCGTCTTGTCTTTGTAATACGACATCAGTATGATCAAGAACTTCTCCGCTTAGCTTATCTTTAGCTGTGACTGATATTTTACACCCACATGTATTACAGGTTGCTGCGCACATTGGTGGCTCATGTACTTTGTGGCAAACGTTGCACAATTGGCAGGTAGTACATTTTTCTTTTTTTGGAAATCTCAAAGTTACCCCTGCATAAACGCCTGTAGAATTGATATTGCAATTGCATGCTTTATCTCTGAATTTTGGTTCTAATGCCAGGTTATTTGCTCCTTCATCGTTTGTAAAACTGTAATAACTTGAAGAATAGCCTATGCTCGGATCAATTAATTCAGGAACTTTAAAATGATTAATATGGTAAATGCCTAAATGCAGACCTAATGATTTCGTGATAAAATAATTGTACTGTAATGATGCTTTACCAGAGAAAATGTTTTTTGCGTCATATCCTGCGTGCTGATTGAGTGCAATATTCATCGGTGTAGGAACCATCGGAATTGTTCCGTCAAGCATTGTGTATCCTCCTTTAATATTAGAAATTCCGCCTCTCAGTTTTAATTCAAGATTCCATTTGTCATTTTTTTTGTATCTCAAATTGGGTCCGATTCCTAAAAAAGTACGGGATATATAGTTTTCCATTAAATGAAATTGATTCACCGTAAAACTGCTGTATATAACATTTTCCGTGGGATAAGTGTTTTTAGGATTATTAACTAAATAATCGAAGTCTACCCCAATTCCCCACCAACGATTAAAATAATAGTCAAGACTTCCGCCGGCCATCCAGTTTCCTTTATAATCAATGTATGGAGTGTTGTTATCATAAATAGGAATGGCATCATAACCACCTCTCAGAGATATTTGAAATCCTCTGTTGATGTCATTAGTAGAACTTAAACTTGCAGTTTGTCCGAAAAAATAGGTGAAACAAAACTGAAGTAATACTATAAGTAAGATTTTCTTTTCATTTTTTTTAATTTAATTGTGTGATATTGCTTACGAAATCAGCGTTTTTCCCCACTTTAGCATCTTTCAATTCAAAATAAATCGTGTGATTTGCTGTGAGGGTCTGCTCCTTGATAATCCACATGAAGTTGCCATTGTTTTCTGTCACAAAAATCAGATAGCATTGCATTCCCACAGGAAATTTGCCGTATGTTGTTCCCAGTGCGTTAGGGATATTTTTTGTCAGAATGAATATTTGAGAAGCACTTCCGTAACCGGCGGGAACGTTTGCGGTGATGGTTGTTTTCGGATCAGGATAATTAAAAAATTTATCACAATTATACCATCCGAATCCCGGAATAGTCAATACATATTTATTAGGATTTAATTGGGTGTTGGTAACAACATCCCAATTGTTTGCGGGTTCCCATGTTAAAGCGTTGTTAGATATTATACCATTGAAAGCCTGCATTCCGGCAACAGTACCTCCTGAATTAGCGGTCGAAGTTTCGATGATAATAGGGCATGTTGTGGTTAATGTATTTCCATCT comes from Chryseobacterium sp. 3008163 and encodes:
- a CDS encoding NAD(P)-dependent alcohol dehydrogenase, giving the protein MNTYSVKAYGTESKEADLKEMNIERREATPKDVEIEILFCGVCHSDLHTARNDWGGTKYPAVPGHEIVGRITKVGSEVSKFKVGDLAGVGCIVDSCGTCESCKQDLEQYCQTGFVGTYNGKDEHLGGHTFGGYSQKVVVDADHVLRIPENLDLAAVAPLLCAGITTWSPLRHWNVGPNSKVAVVGLGGLGHMAIKLAKGLGAEVTLFSRTPGKSEDAKQLGADHVIISTDKEQMKSVSGKFDVIIDTVPYDHDVNPYIATLNINGTHVLVGYLGGLENIINTVPMILGRKSVAGSVIGGIAETQEMLDFCGEHNIVSEIEIIKMQEINDAYERMLKSDVRYRFVIDMKSL
- a CDS encoding carboxylesterase family protein; protein product: MKSQQNIETHTFHTPFGKILALKQNGIMKAKNIRYAYSERFKKPIATEPSDSEILFPEKTPVCPQNISPLLEKMIGKTNLDDFEVDESPQFISVLRPENFNEKLPIIVWIHGGSYEIGCGDIATADPTDWVKEQNLIVVTVSYRLGIFGFLGGTKERPANLGLFDIIEGLKWIKTNISSFGGDAENITLFGQSSGGDAIAHLMASEGIENLFKRVIIHSAPLGLRQNRSKMSMEFLGNTKSFDEKSDAVEMIENYKNNLPSFIKYGLKAAMPFGTQYGFPPLCNESEVEEKWKHNAKNIDVLIGLNDEETSFYLKASDNLNKYLPKRIINRAIRTTTEIIYGKPAKDFAENYAEAGGNVYLFRIHPRLTENYFMGAHAIDLPFIFGNESAWKNAGILKNIPWKYINENGKKLRKLWAEFAQSGSISDDSERPEILVLRKI
- a CDS encoding alpha-amylase codes for the protein MNQTMIQFFHWYSDGDGVLWKHAEKEAKHLSELGITSVWFPPAYKGTNGGYSVGYDAYDLYDLGEFDQKNSIPTKYGTKQDYINSIKALKKENIQVIVDIVLGHKAGGDELETFKAAKVDENNREKIISEFSDIQSYTKFTFPGRGKKYSDFEWNFTCFSGVDYAEGKDSHIYKIQSEYGNDWEEMIDDEKGNYDYLMFNDVEHRNPHVREELNNWAKWYFDQTDFDGVRLDALKHISYDFYKEWLTMLRTNSGKNIFAVGEYWAPGQLNLLQKYIEATEGCMSLFDSSLHNNFHTASNEGGSYDLRRIFDETLTASDPLHSVSIVDNHDTQPLQDLEAPVETWFKPLAYALILLRENGYPCIFYPDLYGASYKDNDREGNEQEIFLDKVDGIEELLKARKENAYGIQRDYFEDANCLGWTREGDDEHQGCAIVLSNKDAYEKPMEMGEKYIGKTFYDFLGRFEDKVTIDENGWGNFPVPAGNVSVWIPK
- the dinB gene encoding DNA polymerase IV codes for the protein MDAFYASVEQHDNPALRGKAIAVGGGHRGVVSAASYEARKYGVRSAMPSKTAKEKCPHLIFVPPRFPRYKEISRMIREIFHEYTDLVEPLSLDEAYLDVTENKKDIDSANQIAKEIRQKIFEKTGLTASAGISVNKFLAKVASDINKPNGQKTIHPEKIEKFLEELPVEKFHGVGKVTANKMFSLAIYKGKDLKKRSLEDLTRLFGKSGKYYYDVVRGIHHSEVKPHRIQKSVAVERTFFEDLSDEQQIDEKLESLSEELHQRLTKNNIMGRSLTLKIKYKDFSLFTRSITKEEYFSSPEQYFKTSKKLWELRPYDKAVRLLGLSLSHLNTEEKKQISVQLKIRFEEFED
- a CDS encoding OmpA family protein, translated to MRYFKIIRGRSKLCCEFNEEKSKIKVELSSHTDSRASNAYNQKLSQRRADSSVSYIVSHGIERSRLVSRGAGETELLNRCSDNVACSEEEHRINRRTEFKILCVENY
- a CDS encoding carboxypeptidase-like regulatory domain-containing protein; this translates as MAGGSLDYYFNRWWGIGVDFDYLVNNPKNTYPTENVIYSSFTVNQFHLMENYISRTFLGIGPNLRYKKNDKWNLELKLRGGISNIKGGYTMLDGTIPMVPTPMNIALNQHAGYDAKNIFSGKASLQYNYFITKSLGLHLGIYHINHFKVPELIDPSIGYSSSYYSFTNDEGANNLALEPKFRDKACNCNINSTGVYAGVTLRFPKKEKCTTCQLCNVCHKVHEPPMCAATCNTCGCKISVTAKDKLSGEVLDHTDVVLQRQDGTIVESGKTNSFGVVVFDNVSAGDYSVKGRLYSVNLQESKISQAEFDQCKANGGVIQKEILYTDDNFVLKGQVFECNTTKTIEGANIELSHLVSNTKKNTISSALGEYIFNISKNTAYSIKGNKDGYFSNEVEINTAAYDRTKSLFIKFEVCVDPCGKAIILNNINFNLDKSDILKSSEADLNYVVNLMKKNPKSR